Genomic window (Sphingomonas sp. HF-S4):
GATCGCCTCGCGATAGGCGGTGCGCGAGACGTTGAACTGGACGCTCGCGGCGATCTCGCCCTCGAGGATCTCGCCGGGCTCGAGCACACCCGAGACGATCCGCGTGCCGAGCTCGCGCGCCACCGTTCCGTGCAGCCGCAGCGAGCGCGGCCGCGGCGGGCGTCGCCGCACGCGCTTGGGCTTGGCTTCGGCAGGTGGGGCGGTGGCCATCGGCTCCGTGGTGGATAAGTAGGAGGATTGGGGGCTGCCCCTCTACCGGGATTTGCGGCGTCGGGAAACCCGATGCCGCTTCTTAGGCGTTGAGCAAGTTTAAACCCCTCTCCCCTTGTGGGAGAGGGAGGGAGCCGATGAAATCGGCGGAAGGGTGAGGGGGAGTGTGTCTCCTCTACGTCCCCCTCATCCTTCCCACTCGATTTCATCGAGCGGGCCCCTTCCTTCTCCCACAAGGGGAGAAGGAGGTTTGACGGTTACTCCCCCGCCGCCTCCATTTCGCGCAGCCGGTCGCGGTAGAATTCGATCCCCAGCGACAGGCTCTCGCCGATATGGCGGGCCTTGGTCTGCAGCGCTGCCGCCGTTTCAGGAGGAAACAACGCCTCTGTCGTCTCCTTCCACAGCGCGAGCCAGCGCACGAAGGTCTCGGGCGTGATCGTCTCGGCGTGGCGGATATGCGCGGGCATCGGCCGGCCCTTGTAGCGCCCGCTGGTCCGCATCACCGACGACCAGAAGGCCTGGAGCCGGGCGAGGTGCACGGGCCAGTCCTGGATCGCACCGTTGAAGATCGGCCCCAGCATCGCGTCGTCGCGGACGCGCGCATAGAAGGTATCGACCAGGCGCGTGAGATCGTCTTCGCTGAGCGGCGGGGTCATGGCACGCTGCAGCTAGGGCGCGGTGCGCCGGCGGGCGAGAGGACAAATTGTCGCACCCGGCGGGCGGGGACAGCCCTACCGCCCCACCCGCAACGTCGCGATCGGCTTGGTCCGCGCCTCTTCGTCGCGGTCTCGCCCCTGCTGGAAGGCGAGGTCGACATCGACCAACGTCTCTTCCTCGCTGCGCCGTCCGAAGTTCCGGGTCAGCCGGATGAGGACATGGCCGGCGCCGTTGGGGTTGATCCGGTCGGCGTCATACCCGTTGATCCGCACCTCGTATGCACCCTGCGGTGCGCGGCGGATGGCATATTCCTCGGGGCCGTAGCCGTCGGTCATGTCGTTCGAGATCTGTCCGCCTGCGCTGCTCAGCTGATCGCCGTAGAAGACGCGCTCGCCATTCGGCTCGTTGACCCACAGGTCGATATCGGCGTCGTCGGCGACCCATTCGATGACGATCCGCACATCGGTATCGAGCAGCGCGACGAGCCGCGGGTCGAGCGTCCA
Coding sequences:
- a CDS encoding group III truncated hemoglobin, whose product is MTPPLSEDDLTRLVDTFYARVRDDAMLGPIFNGAIQDWPVHLARLQAFWSSVMRTSGRYKGRPMPAHIRHAETITPETFVRWLALWKETTEALFPPETAAALQTKARHIGESLSLGIEFYRDRLREMEAAGE